CCGCCGTCATGATCGTGAAGGCGTCCCCCGTGGCTTCGGCACGGCCCGTACGGCCGATGCGGTGTACGTAGTCTTCCGCGTTTTCCGGAACGCGGTAGTTGATGACGTGGGTAACGCCGCTGATGTCAATCCCGCGCGCGGCCACGTCCGTAGCCACCAGAATTTCGTATTTGCCGGCCTTGAATCCCTTGAGCGCCTCCATGCGTTCCTTTTGAGGAATATCGGAGTGCATGACTGCCACTTCGCCGCGGTAGCCGTGCTGCTTGAGCATGCCGCACACGGCGTCCGCCTCCTTGCGGGTGCGGGTGAAGATCATGACGGAGTGGAAGTCCGTTCCCTTGAGCAGGGCCAGCAGCAGTTCGTCGCGCTGGTCCAGGGCCACCGGATAGATGGCGTGGTTGATGGTGGCGGCCACTTCCCGGCGGGCGATGGTCACTTCCGCGGGGTCCGTCAGGCACCATTTGGCAAATCCGGCAATGACCGGAGGCATGGTGGCGGAGAAGAAGAGCGTCTGCCTGCCCTCCCACGGGCACAGGTTGACGATTTTACGGACGATGGGCAGGAAGCCCATGTCCAGCATGCGGTCCACTTCATCCAGCACCAGCGCCTTGATCTCTCCGAAGCGCATCGTGCCGCGGTAGAAGTGGTCCACCAGGCGGCCGGGCGTGGCGACGACGATGTCCGCGCCCTTGTTCAGCTCTTCCGTCTGCTTGCCGTAGCCCAGGCCGCCGTACAACAGGGCCACTTTCAGCCCGGTGAATTCGCCGTATTCGGCAAAGGCTTCCGCCACCTGGTCCGCCAGCTCGCGGGTGGGTTCCAGCACCAGTATCTGGGGCTTGCCCATCGGCTGTATTTTGGTCAGCAGCGGCAGGGCGAAGGCCGCGGTCTTGCCCGTTCCCGTCTGGGACGCTCCGATCAGGTCCCTGCCCTCCAGGATGATGGGGATGGCCTGCTCCTGAATGGGGGTGGGATGTTCATAACCGCATTTTTCCACCGCCTTCAAGACGGGTTCCGATAGGCCTAATTCTGAAAATAACATTGATTTTGTATGTTTGATAAACGCAAGACCCCCAACGCGGCGCCGGACGGCGAGGCAGGCGGGGTCAGGAAATAAACGGATTGGTCAGCAATTCGTTTTTCACGGTGGTGTACGGTCCGTGGCCCGGGAAGATCATGGTGGTGGCCGGCTGGTTGAGCACTTTTGTTTCTATGCCCTTCTTCAGCAGGCGCAGATTGCCGCCGGGAAGGTCCGTCCTGCCGATGGAACCGGCAAAGATGACGTCCCCGGTGAACATGATCCCCTCGTCCGGAAGATCGTACACGATGCTGTCCGCAGAATGGCCGGGCACCTGGTGCAGGTGCCAGAGCAAACCGCCCCAGTTGGCCGTATGGATGTCGGACGTGAGCACTTCATCCACCACGAAGGGCTGGACGTTGAGGGGGAGCCCCCACGCGTCGCGGGCCATTTTTTCAAGTGTCAGGTTCTCATTGTACGGCTGGCCGGCATGAATGCGGCAGTCGAAAATCTGGCGCATCCGGCAGGCATCCTCCACATGGTCAAAGTGCTGATGGGTAATCAGCAAGTCCGTGATGATGATATCGGGTTTTTTGGAGTAAATCCAATCCGCGAATCCGGAGGGAGCGTCCACCGCCACGTAAGTGTTATCCTTTGTCTTGAAAAGATAACCATTACAGGAAGCTACTCCGCCCGTATAAACACGAATCCGATCCATGGGGAGGGATTGTAATGGAATCGGCGTGAATATCCAGTACAAAGACAGGACATGCAACCCGCTTTATGTCATTTTTGTAAAGCCGCTCTGCATCAGGCTCCACGGGATGACGCACCCGGCTTCCATGGGCACCACCTTCTGCCCGTATCCTTCATAAGCGTCCGGCACCAGCATTTCCCGCCTTTCCAGGCGCACCGTCTTGGCGGGCGGCGTGAGTCCGTACAGCGCGCACGCGTGGCCGGAAACAAATCCCTGCAGGCGGTCCAGCGCATCGTGTTCTTCAAACAGGGCGGCCAGGCGCGGCAGGGCGATGGGCGCGGTAAACACGCCGGCGGCGCAGCCGCAGGCTTCCTTGGCATGGACGGGATGAGGCGCCGAGTCACTGCCGAACATGAGGCGGGGATGGCCGGACAGGGCGGCTTTCAGCAGCGCTTCCCGGTCTTCCGGCCTTTTCGCGATGGGCTTGCAGAACAGGTGGGGGCGCAGCATGCCGCCCGCCACGTCGTCCAGCGTGATGAGGAGATGCTGAAGGGTGACGGTGGCCGCCAGGTTTTCAAATTCGTCCAGCAGCCGGACGGCGGCGGCCGTGGTGATATGCTCCATGCAAATAGTCAGCCGGGGAAATTGTTCCGCAAGATTCCGGTAGATGTCCAGGAATTCCGCTTCCCGGTCCATCACGAATCCGTGGGTTTCACCGTGTACCAGCAGGGGAATGCCCATTTCCTGCATCATGGCCATGGTGGCTTCCGCGTCCTTCATGGCCTTCACGCCGCCTTCGCTGTTCGTGGTGGCCCCCGCCGGATAAAGCTTGATTCCGAAGACCAGGTCCCTGAGCCGCTCCAGCTCCTTTTCCGTGTAGGAGCGGAAGAACGCCGTCATGTAAGGCTTGAATACATCGCCGCCGCAGGCGTCCATAATGCGGCCGCGGTAGGCCTGCACCGCCTCCGCATCCGCCACGGGGGGAACCAGGTTGGGCATGACGACCGCCCCGGCGAAAGAGGCTGAACTCAGCGGGGCGACCAGTTTCAGCATGTCGCCGTCCCTCAAGTGAAGATGCATGTCCAGCGGAGAGTGCAGTTCCAGAATCATGGGGGCATCATGCCGGAAGCAACTCTCGAAATCAAGCATGGTCCCCCGCCCGCGGGAAGGAAGCGGCAGGAAACGGTATTTCCGCAGAGAAATTCAGGAACGGCCGGTACCTTTCCTTTCCCATAAAATCAGGAGCAGCTGTCGCAGGAGCACTCCATACCGAACATGCCGAAACGCGGCAGCCGGGCACAAAAAAACCGCCCGGAGGCGGTTGTTTCTGCAAGGCAAGGTGGCGAAGCGGACGGGGCTCGAACCCGCGACCTCCAGCGTGACAGGCTGGCGCTCTAACCGAACTGAGCTACCGCTCCATAACCTTGACTGCCGTCCCCTGCCTTGCGGCGAGGACGTGAGGTTTATATACGCCCGAAAAGATTCTGACAAGAAAAAAGTTTATTTTTGCAACCGGAAACGGACGCCGGTGTTTATCATTAAAGATATTATCGTTTTAACTCTCTATTTATTTCAAAACGATAACAACTTCCCTGCATTATTTATTTTAGTTTGACAACTATTCACACCATTTGACATAACATCCGCATGATCCAACCTGCCGTAGATATTACCACCTCCGTCCACAAGTTTGAAACCATTCTCTACCAGTTTAAACGGGATAACCTGAATGAAGTGGACGAGAACCACTACCAGAAAATCATGGCGCTCTCCGTCCGCCAGATGAACGCTCTTGGCGCCCTCAACAGGCTGATGACCAACCGCCATGAGGGCATTCCTCTGAAGACGCTGGCCCACCACCTCCGCATGAGCGTCCCCTCCACGTCCCTGCTGGTGGACAGCATGGTGAAGAAGGGTCTGTTTGACCGCAAAGAGAACCCGCGAGACAGGCGTTCCCTCTGCATCCGCCTTTCCGAGGAGGGAGAATCCAGATTCCAAATGCTTTACAACGGCATGAAGAAGCGTCTGGATTCCCTGTTCGGCATCCTTTCCGAGCAGGACCAGGAAGATTTCTGCCGCATTGTGGACACCCTTTACAACCACGTCTATACCAAATAATACCATATGAACATACATACTCATGAACGGAAGATTCCGCTCCGCCTGCTGGCCGGTTCCGGCCTGCTTTTCAGCCTCATGATGCCGGGCTACTCCCAGGGAATGCCGGGGGCCCCCGCCAAGCCCAGCACCGTGCTCGTCCAGAAGGCCAGCACGATCGACAGCGCAGTAAACAAGAAGTACATAGGCCAGGTGGAATCCATCGACCGCGTCACCGTGCAGCCCCGCGTTTCCGGCAACATTGTGGCCACCAGGTTCCGGGAAGGGAACGTGGTCAGACAGGGCGACCTCCTTTTTGAAATAGAAGACACGCGCTACAAGGCTGCCGTGGAGGAGGCGGAAGCCAAGAAGGCGCAGCTGGAAGCCAAGCTTCTCTATGCCAGGAACAGCTTTGAACGCTACAACAAGCTGCTCGCCTCCAAATCCGTCTCCATGGACACGGTGGAAAACGCCAAAAGCACCATGCACGCGCTGGAAGCGGAAATACAGTCCGCGGACGCCTCCATCATCGTGGCGAAGGATGATCTGAATTATACCAGAATCACGGCCCCCATCACGGGCCGCACCGGGAGGGTCACGTTTTCCACGGGCAACTACATCACCCCCACTTCCGGCTCCCTGGTGACCATCACGGGCATTGAAGAGGTGTATGTAAAGTTTCCCATCAGCGAACGCGACTTCCTTTCCCTGTTCGGCACCCAGGACAACATGAAGAAGGAGGCCGTCGTCACCCTGACCCTGGCCAACGGCAAGGCTTACGCCCATCCGGGCAAGGTGTTCATGACGGACAACACCGTCCAGACCACCACGGACACGCTGAACGTCTGGGCCAAATTCCCCAACCAGGAGGACGTGCTGACGCCCGGCGGCGTGGTGACCGTCAATCTCTCCAAGAAAAATGTGGACCGCTTCCCGGCCGCAAACATCTCCTCCGTCATGCATGACGCCTACAAGAGCTATGTTTACGTCGTGAACGACCAGGGCGTGGTGGAACGCCGGGACGTCACGCTGGGCAACACGGTCAACAACGAGCAATGTTTCAGCTCCGGCGTCAAGGAAGGGGAAGTCATCGTCATCGACGGCATGCACAAGGTGCGTCCAGGCGCCAAGGTGAACCCCGTATATTCCACTCAAAACTGATGTTTCCATGATTGCGGACCTGTTTATCAAACGTCCCAAATTCGCCATCGTCATCGCCATCCTGATGGTGCTGGCCGGGTTGCTTTGCCTGGAAAAGCTGCCCGTGGCGGAATATCCGGAAATCGCCCCCACCAGCATCAACGTGCAGGCCACCTATACGGGGGCCAGCGCCCAGGTGGTGATGGAGACCCTGGCCTCCCCCATTGAGGAAGAACTCAACGGCCTGGAAAACCTGATCTACTTCTCCTCCAAGTCGGACAACACCGGCGGCTATTCCCTGTCCCTGACGTTCAAGAGCGGCACGGACTCGGACATCAACATGGTGAACGTCCAGAACGCGCTCAAGCGGGTGGAATACAAGCTGCCCAAGGAAGTGACGGACCAGGGCATCAAGATCAGGAAGCGTTCCTCGGACATCCTGGGCTTCTTCGCCTTCCGCTCCACCAACATGAGCTCCTTGGAGCTGAACAACTTCGTCAAATCCAGGGTGAAGGACGAGATCGCCCGCGTGCCGGGCATTTCCGCCATCAACCTGATGCCGGAAAAAAACTACAGCATGCGCATCTGGCTGGACGCCCTGCGCATGTCCGCCCTGAACATCACGCCGGATGACGTCTCCAACGCCATCAAGGCGCAGAACGTCCAGGCCGCCGCCGGTTCCATCGGTTCCGAAGGGGAAAACAACTTCATCCAGTACAAGGTGAACGTCACCGGCCGCCTGAAGACGGTGGAGGAATTCAGCAAGATCATCGTCCGCACGGGCCAGGACGGGCACGTCACCCGTCTGGACGACATCGCCAGAATCGAACTGGGCGCGGAAACCTACTCGGGCAGCAGCCGCAACAACGGGGAGGACTCCGTGAACATGGCCGTATACCGCCTGGACGACGCCAACGCCATGGAAGCCATGACCGGGGTGAAGGACGCCCTGCAGGAGCTTTCCAAGCGCTTCCCTCCCGGCGTTTCCTATGAGGTGAGCTACGACCCCACGCAGTACATTTCCGCCACCATGGCGGAAATCGTGGAAACACTCATCATCGCCCTCATCCTGGTGGTGGGCATCACCTACCTGTTCCTGCAGGACTGGCGCGCCACCCTCATTCCGGCCCTGGCCATTCCCGTCTCCCTGATCGGCACATTCGCCATCCTGTACCCGCTGGGTTTCTCCATCAACGTGCTGACCATGTTCGGCCTGATTCTGGTGATCGGCTCCCTGGTGGACGACGGGATCATCGTGGTGGAAAACACCATGCGCATTCTGGAGACGGAGGACCTGACCCCGGAAGAGGCCACCAAAAAGAGCATGCACCAGATTACGGGCGCCATCATCGCCACTACGCTGGTGACGGTGGCCATTTACGTCCCCATCGCCTTCTTCGGCGGCATGGTGGGCAACATCTACATGCAGTTCTCCGTAACCATGTGCGTGGCTCTCTGCCTTTCCGCCGTAAACTCCCTGACGCTCAGCCCCGCCCTGTGCGTGTTGCTGCTGAAGAACAGGAAGGAGAAGAAGCAGAAAAGGTTCAGCCTCTTCCGGCCCTTCAACGCCTCCCTGGAATGGGCGCGCCGGAGCTACATCAAGTGCGCCGGCGTCATGGTGCGCCGCGCGTGGCTCACCCTGATTCTCCTGGCCGCGGTCTTCGCCGCCAACTGGAAACTGTTTGAAACCGTTCCCAAATCCTTCCTGCCCAAGGAAGACAAGGGCACCGTCTTTTGCGACATCCAGCTTGCGCCCGGCGCCACCCTGGGCCGTACGGAACAGGCCCTGCGCAGTGCGGAACAAAAGCTCATGGGCATCCCCGGCGTGCGCCAGGTCTCCTCCACCTCCGGCTTCAGCTTCATGGGCGGCAACGGAGAAAACCTGGGCATGTGCATCGCCCAGCTTGATTCCTGGGACAAACGCAAGACTCCGGAACTCTCCGTGGATTCCATTATCCATCAGGCCTCCAACCTGTGCGACGAGATTCCCGCGGCCAAGGCCACCGTCTTCAGCCCGCCGGCCATCATGGGGCTGGGCCTGACCGGCGGCGTCTCCTTCATGCTCCAGGCCAGCGGGGATGAAACCCCCAAGGATCTGGAGCGGGAGCTGGAAAAACTGATCGACCAGATTGAAAAACTCCCGGGAGCCCTGTTCCCGCGCAGCTCCTATGAGGCGAACACGCCCCAGCTCTTCCTGAACATCGACCGTGAAAAGGCGCAGAGCATGCACGTGCCCGTCAACCGCATTTTCACCACGCTTCAGAGCAAGCTGGCCTCCATGTACATCAATGACTTCAACCTCATCGGCTACACGTTCAAGGTGAAAATGCAGTCCGCACCGGAGGACCGCACCACCATCAACGACATCATGAACACCTACATCCAGAACGACCAGGGCCAGATGGTGCCGCTCAGCTCCGTGGCCACCCTGTCGTACATGGTGGGGCCCCGCCAAATCGCGCGGTTCAACCAGCTCATGTCCGCGGAAGTGACCGTGCAGACCAGGCCGGGAACCAGCAGCGGGGACCTGATGAACCAGATTGAAGCCATTCCCCTGCCGGAAAACTACTCCATCACCTGGACGGACATGAGCTACCAGGAGCGCCAGAACGACGGAAAAATCGTCCTGCTGATGGGCCTGGCCCTGCTCTTCGGCTACCTGTTCCTGGTGGCCCAGTATGAAAGCTGGACGGTCCCCGTCTCCGTGATTGTCTCCGTATCCGTGGCTCTTCTGGGCGCCCTGCTCGGCTTGCTGATCTGCAGCACGCCCCTGAGCATTTACGCCCAGCTCGGGCTGGTCATGCTCATAGGCCTGGCCGGGAAGAACGCCATCCTGATGGTGGAATTCTCCAAGGCGGAGCGCGAACACGGCGTTCCCATCCAGCAGGCGGCCCTGGAAGGCGCGCGGCAGCGTTTCCGCGCCGTGATGATGACGGCCATCTCCTTCATCATCGGCGTATTCCCGATGGTGATCGCTTCCGGGGCGGGAGCGGAAAGCCGCAAGGCCATCGGCATCACCACCTTCTATGGAATGATCCTGGCCACGATCGTGGGCATTCTATTCATTCCGGCTCTGTACTCCATGTTCCAGCGCTACCGGGAATGGGTGAAAAACCTGTTCTCCGGCAAGGCCGGCTAATGGGTCTCCGGGATCTCCCATCCGGACGGAGCGGCTCATCCGCTCCGTCCTTTTTCATTTCCGGAATTTGTAAATTCCACCATTTTCTTAAAAAGAAATAAAATCTGAAAATCTGCGTGTGACGCAAAAAAACCCCGGCTTTTCCTGCTCCCGAAAAAAGGCGCTGGTCTTTTTATCTTGCACGCCAGTTTGGTCCCATGATAATGCCCCGTACTATGAAACAGACTCCACTCGTTCCTCTCATCATGGCATCGGCCGCCCTCCACGCCCAGGCAGTCCCGGCCCCCATGGAAGTGACCGCCCACGAGTCCGCAACCATCTGGACACAGGGCTACGGAGTCGGAAACGGCAGGCTGGGAGCCCTTTCCTATGGAGAATTCCCCAAGGAAATTCTCGTCCTCAATGAAGAAAGCATCTTTGCCAAGTCCAGCATTGTCCCCAGGGAGGGTGCGGCGGAAGGCCTGAAAGAGGCCAGGGAATGGTGCGCCCGCGGGGATTATAAAAAGGCGGACGAAACTTTCCGCAGGAAAGTCCTGTCAAACAAATCCTCCTCCGGCAGTTACCAGCAGGGCGGCCTGCTGGACGTCCAGTGGCAGGACCTCCCCCCTTCCACTTCTTTCTCCAGAAAGCTGGACATGAAACACGGGAAGGCCCAAATGGACGTCCATTTTGCGGACGGGGCGCTGAAAACGGAACTGGTCGCCGCTCCCTATGCCGACTGCATCGCCTACCGCATGACCTGCACACTTCCCAAGGGCTGCACCGTCACCCTCTCCCTGCGCCATCCGGACAAAAAATCCGTCATCACTCCAGCCAGGGACGGATGGATTCTCCAGGGCCAGGGCCACAACGGAGGCACCCGCTTTGAAAACGCTGTCAGGGTGCAGGCCATCGATGGACACGTTTCCCAGGACGGCGGCATTCTCAGGATAGACAACTGCAAGGAACTGCTCGTTCTCTCCTCCACGAAAACCGACTACAACAGCCGGGAACCGGACAGTCCACTGAAAAACAACCTGGCAGACCTCAACCGGAACATTCTGGACGCCGCTTCCAGGGCAGGATGGAAAAAGCTGGAACAGGAAACGGCCAAATACTTTTCCGAACGCATGATGCGCTGCCAGGTGGACATTGGGGACACGCCTGCCGAAATCGCCCAAAAAACGACCCCCGAACGCATCCAGCTGGTCAAACAGGGAGGCAAGGACCCGGACCTGATTGAACAGCTTTTCCAGTTCGGCCGCTACTGCATCATTGCCAACACGCGCCCCGGCGCGCTGCCCTGCGGCCTGCAAGGGCTGTGGAACCCGGATCTCAACGCCGCCTGGAAGGGGTGCTTTTTCCTGAACATCAACTGCCAGATGAACCAGTGGCCGGCCGACGTGACCGGACTGGGGGAATACCACCGTCCCTTCCTTGAATTCGTGGTCAGCCTTCAGCCCGGCGGTGAAAAATTCGCCCGCTTCCTGAAACTTGACGGCTTTTGTTTTGG
This genomic stretch from Akkermansia biwaensis harbors:
- a CDS encoding DEAD/DEAH box helicase gives rise to the protein MLFSELGLSEPVLKAVEKCGYEHPTPIQEQAIPIILEGRDLIGASQTGTGKTAAFALPLLTKIQPMGKPQILVLEPTRELADQVAEAFAEYGEFTGLKVALLYGGLGYGKQTEELNKGADIVVATPGRLVDHFYRGTMRFGEIKALVLDEVDRMLDMGFLPIVRKIVNLCPWEGRQTLFFSATMPPVIAGFAKWCLTDPAEVTIARREVAATINHAIYPVALDQRDELLLALLKGTDFHSVMIFTRTRKEADAVCGMLKQHGYRGEVAVMHSDIPQKERMEALKGFKAGKYEILVATDVAARGIDISGVTHVINYRVPENAEDYVHRIGRTGRAEATGDAFTIMTADEVDFAAAVENFIGKPIARKKLEGFNYTYSALLEDEPVRSVRKPKHAAPKRRRR
- a CDS encoding MBL fold metallo-hydrolase, producing the protein MDRIRVYTGGVASCNGYLFKTKDNTYVAVDAPSGFADWIYSKKPDIIITDLLITHQHFDHVEDACRMRQIFDCRIHAGQPYNENLTLEKMARDAWGLPLNVQPFVVDEVLTSDIHTANWGGLLWHLHQVPGHSADSIVYDLPDEGIMFTGDVIFAGSIGRTDLPGGNLRLLKKGIETKVLNQPATTMIFPGHGPYTTVKNELLTNPFIS
- the pyrC gene encoding dihydroorotase translates to MILELHSPLDMHLHLRDGDMLKLVAPLSSASFAGAVVMPNLVPPVADAEAVQAYRGRIMDACGGDVFKPYMTAFFRSYTEKELERLRDLVFGIKLYPAGATTNSEGGVKAMKDAEATMAMMQEMGIPLLVHGETHGFVMDREAEFLDIYRNLAEQFPRLTICMEHITTAAAVRLLDEFENLAATVTLQHLLITLDDVAGGMLRPHLFCKPIAKRPEDREALLKAALSGHPRLMFGSDSAPHPVHAKEACGCAAGVFTAPIALPRLAALFEEHDALDRLQGFVSGHACALYGLTPPAKTVRLERREMLVPDAYEGYGQKVVPMEAGCVIPWSLMQSGFTKMT
- a CDS encoding MarR family winged helix-turn-helix transcriptional regulator, whose product is MIQPAVDITTSVHKFETILYQFKRDNLNEVDENHYQKIMALSVRQMNALGALNRLMTNRHEGIPLKTLAHHLRMSVPSTSLLVDSMVKKGLFDRKENPRDRRSLCIRLSEEGESRFQMLYNGMKKRLDSLFGILSEQDQEDFCRIVDTLYNHVYTK
- a CDS encoding efflux RND transporter permease subunit yields the protein MIADLFIKRPKFAIVIAILMVLAGLLCLEKLPVAEYPEIAPTSINVQATYTGASAQVVMETLASPIEEELNGLENLIYFSSKSDNTGGYSLSLTFKSGTDSDINMVNVQNALKRVEYKLPKEVTDQGIKIRKRSSDILGFFAFRSTNMSSLELNNFVKSRVKDEIARVPGISAINLMPEKNYSMRIWLDALRMSALNITPDDVSNAIKAQNVQAAAGSIGSEGENNFIQYKVNVTGRLKTVEEFSKIIVRTGQDGHVTRLDDIARIELGAETYSGSSRNNGEDSVNMAVYRLDDANAMEAMTGVKDALQELSKRFPPGVSYEVSYDPTQYISATMAEIVETLIIALILVVGITYLFLQDWRATLIPALAIPVSLIGTFAILYPLGFSINVLTMFGLILVIGSLVDDGIIVVENTMRILETEDLTPEEATKKSMHQITGAIIATTLVTVAIYVPIAFFGGMVGNIYMQFSVTMCVALCLSAVNSLTLSPALCVLLLKNRKEKKQKRFSLFRPFNASLEWARRSYIKCAGVMVRRAWLTLILLAAVFAANWKLFETVPKSFLPKEDKGTVFCDIQLAPGATLGRTEQALRSAEQKLMGIPGVRQVSSTSGFSFMGGNGENLGMCIAQLDSWDKRKTPELSVDSIIHQASNLCDEIPAAKATVFSPPAIMGLGLTGGVSFMLQASGDETPKDLERELEKLIDQIEKLPGALFPRSSYEANTPQLFLNIDREKAQSMHVPVNRIFTTLQSKLASMYINDFNLIGYTFKVKMQSAPEDRTTINDIMNTYIQNDQGQMVPLSSVATLSYMVGPRQIARFNQLMSAEVTVQTRPGTSSGDLMNQIEAIPLPENYSITWTDMSYQERQNDGKIVLLMGLALLFGYLFLVAQYESWTVPVSVIVSVSVALLGALLGLLICSTPLSIYAQLGLVMLIGLAGKNAILMVEFSKAEREHGVPIQQAALEGARQRFRAVMMTAISFIIGVFPMVIASGAGAESRKAIGITTFYGMILATIVGILFIPALYSMFQRYREWVKNLFSGKAG
- a CDS encoding glycosyl hydrolase family 95 catalytic domain-containing protein — encoded protein: MKQTPLVPLIMASAALHAQAVPAPMEVTAHESATIWTQGYGVGNGRLGALSYGEFPKEILVLNEESIFAKSSIVPREGAAEGLKEAREWCARGDYKKADETFRRKVLSNKSSSGSYQQGGLLDVQWQDLPPSTSFSRKLDMKHGKAQMDVHFADGALKTELVAAPYADCIAYRMTCTLPKGCTVTLSLRHPDKKSVITPARDGWILQGQGHNGGTRFENAVRVQAIDGHVSQDGGILRIDNCKELLVLSSTKTDYNSREPDSPLKNNLADLNRNILDAASRAGWKKLEQETAKYFSERMMRCQVDIGDTPAEIAQKTTPERIQLVKQGGKDPDLIEQLFQFGRYCIIANTRPGALPCGLQGLWNPDLNAAWKGCFFLNINCQMNQWPADVTGLGEYHRPFLEFVVSLQPGGEKFARFLKLDGFCFGHNVDCWKETYYIGSVPEYSASLMNGAWACAHLMDSYRFTGDKAFLKKSLPILESNARFIMSWFQKDGKGRYISGPGTSPENVFRVQDETGKKISLSVSNGCSHDLLLGREALRNYITACRELGINTPVLAKARQFLPRIPQPAIGKDGRIREWLEPFEEVQKGHRHISHLYGLFPGNEWDVLNTPEYAAAVKKSVDYRRSFTGKNGICTGWSTAWLINMYATLGCGNDAEERIYTQLKKYINPNLFDMHPPYQIDGNFGMASGLAQCLIQSQVEQQGYRVIMLAPALADSWTEGSATGLRTRGGLTVNLSWKDGGIKATAKASRPGKFRFMHQGRKKDVVMKAGDSVNISF
- a CDS encoding efflux RND transporter periplasmic adaptor subunit; translated protein: MNIHTHERKIPLRLLAGSGLLFSLMMPGYSQGMPGAPAKPSTVLVQKASTIDSAVNKKYIGQVESIDRVTVQPRVSGNIVATRFREGNVVRQGDLLFEIEDTRYKAAVEEAEAKKAQLEAKLLYARNSFERYNKLLASKSVSMDTVENAKSTMHALEAEIQSADASIIVAKDDLNYTRITAPITGRTGRVTFSTGNYITPTSGSLVTITGIEEVYVKFPISERDFLSLFGTQDNMKKEAVVTLTLANGKAYAHPGKVFMTDNTVQTTTDTLNVWAKFPNQEDVLTPGGVVTVNLSKKNVDRFPAANISSVMHDAYKSYVYVVNDQGVVERRDVTLGNTVNNEQCFSSGVKEGEVIVIDGMHKVRPGAKVNPVYSTQN